One region of Drosophila subobscura isolate 14011-0131.10 chromosome J, UCBerk_Dsub_1.0, whole genome shotgun sequence genomic DNA includes:
- the LOC117893112 gene encoding odorant receptor 67b — MQDLLDRELDRMDKLPKRGLYWVEFSAYALGINISPRKRSSTHCQLVRIVVLLVNLSIIYSLVAFIMANYQVSFETYVEAVLLTFQLSVGVVKMLHFQNMLEASVQLVHSTETGQVLRSLGLFDLDLPRKKELLASLSTILLDNWLIIDRQVMFFFKIVTMPVLYYTLRPYFQYIFDCYIVRDTCEMTLTYPAVVPFVQLGKYEFPSYVIRFFLLQSGPYWCFFAVFGFNSLFVVLTRYESGLIKVLRYLVQNSTSNSLVPKHLRVKYLQCCVRLFARIANHHNQIENLFKYIILVQCSVSSVLICMLLYKISTVLEVGWVWMGMIMVYFVTITLEISLYNVSAQKVETQSELLFDDWYNCNWYNESRDFKFLIKMMLLFTRRTFVLSVGGFTNLSHKFLVQVFRLSGNFFLLLRNMNNK; from the exons ATGCAGGACCTACTGGATCGGGAGCTGGATCGCATGGACAAACTGCCCAAGCGGGGCCTGTACTGGGTGGAATTCAGCGCCTATGCTCTGGGCATCAATATATCACCGCGAAAGCGTAGCTCCACGCACTGCCAACT TGTGCGCATTGTGGTCTTGCTGGTGAATTTGAGCATCATCTATAGTCTGGTGGCGTTTATTATGGCCAATTACCAGGTGTCCTTTGAGACCTACGTTGAG GCTGTGCTACTCACCTTTCAACTTAGCGTGGGTGTGGTCAAAATGTTGCACTTTCAAAACATGTTGGAGGCCTCTGTGCAATTGGTGCACTCCACGGAGACGGGACAGGTGCTCAGATCCTTGGGTCTCTTCGATTTGG ATTTGCCTCGAAAGAAGGAACTTCTTGCCTCATTGAGCACAATTTTGCTGGACAATTGGCTGATCATTGATCGACAGGTCATGTTCTTCTTCAAGATTGTCACCATGCCAGTGCTCTACTATACACTCCGTCCGTATTTTCAGTACATTTTTGATTGTTACATTGTACGGGATACATGTGAAATGACGCTGA CTTACCCAGCCGTTGTACCCTTTGTGCAGCTTGGCAAGTACGAATTTCCCTCCTATGTGATACGTTTCTTTCTGCTGCAGAGTGGCCCTTATTGGTGCTTTTTTG CTGTCTTTGGCTTCAATAGCCTCTTTGTGGTGCTCACCAGATACGAGTCGGGTCTGATAAAGGTGCTACGATATTTGGTGCAGAATTCCACGTCGAATAGCCTGGTGCCCAAGCACCTGCGGGTTAAGTATTTGCAATGTTGTGTACGACTCTTTGCTAGGATTGCAAA TCATCACAACCAGATAGAAAATCTCTTCAAGTACATAATCCTCGTGCAGTGTTCGGTCAGCAGTGTGCTCATTTGCATGTTGCTCTACAAGATTAGCACCGTGTTG gAAGTTGGTTGGGTCTGGATGGGCATGATTATGGTGTACTTTGTAACGATTACTCTGGAGATCAGCCTCTACAATGTGAGTGCACAGAAGGTGGAGACACAGAGCGAGTTGCTCTTTGATGACTGGTACAACTGCAACTGGTATAATGAGTCGCGGGACTTTAAATTTCTCATTAAAATGATGCTACTGTTCACCAGGCGAACATTTGTGCTGAGTGTTGGCGGCTTTACCAATCTCTCCCACAAGTTTTTGGTGCAG GTCTTTCGTTTGAGTGGAAATTTCTTCTTGCTATTGCGCAatatgaacaacaaatga